Proteins from a single region of Segatella copri:
- a CDS encoding diphosphate--fructose-6-phosphate 1-phosphotransferase, which yields MEKSALQIARAAYQPKLPKALQGPVKAVEGAATQSVGNQDEIKALFPNTYGMPVITFEAGEAKELPAFNVGVILSGGQAPGGHNVISGLFDGVKSLNPANKLYGFILGPGGLVDHKYMEITSEIMDEYRNTGGFDIIGSGRTKLEKEDQFEKGIEILRELGIKALVIIGGDDSNTNACVLAEYYAAKKYGVQVIGCPKTIDGDLKNEQIETSFGFDTACKTYSELIGNIERDCNSARKYWHFIKLMGRSASHIALECALQTQPNICLISEEVEAKEMSLDDVVTYIATAVANRAAEGNNFGTVLIPEGLIEFIPAIKKLIAELNEVLTDPATGESREFASAEEQIAFVKGAIAKDNLAVLESLPADVARQLCLDRDPHGNVQVSLIETEKLLSRMVAEKLAAWKKEGKFVGKFSAQHHFFGYEGRCAAPSNYDADYCYSLGFNASRLIANGKTGYMSIIKNTTAPAAEWIAGGVPITMMMNIERRNGANKPVIRKALVELDGAPFKFFASKRDEWAKETAYVYPGPIQYWGPSEVCDQTTKTLQLEQAK from the coding sequence ATGGAAAAAAGTGCATTGCAGATTGCAAGAGCTGCTTATCAGCCAAAATTGCCTAAGGCTCTCCAGGGCCCAGTAAAGGCAGTTGAAGGTGCAGCAACACAGTCAGTAGGTAATCAGGATGAAATCAAGGCGTTGTTCCCTAACACTTATGGAATGCCTGTTATTACATTCGAGGCAGGTGAGGCTAAGGAACTTCCTGCTTTCAACGTAGGTGTTATCCTCTCAGGTGGTCAGGCTCCTGGCGGTCACAACGTGATTTCTGGTCTCTTCGACGGTGTGAAGTCTCTCAACCCAGCTAACAAGCTCTATGGTTTCATCCTCGGTCCTGGTGGTCTCGTTGACCATAAGTACATGGAGATTACTTCTGAAATCATGGACGAATACCGCAATACTGGTGGTTTCGATATCATCGGTTCCGGCCGTACCAAGCTTGAGAAGGAAGACCAGTTTGAGAAGGGTATTGAGATTCTTCGTGAACTCGGCATCAAGGCACTTGTCATCATCGGTGGTGACGACTCAAATACCAATGCTTGCGTTCTCGCAGAATACTATGCTGCCAAGAAGTATGGCGTACAGGTAATCGGTTGCCCTAAGACTATCGACGGCGACTTGAAGAACGAGCAGATTGAAACTTCTTTCGGTTTCGATACAGCCTGCAAGACATATTCTGAGCTCATCGGTAACATCGAGCGCGACTGTAACTCAGCACGTAAGTACTGGCACTTCATCAAGCTGATGGGTCGTTCAGCATCTCACATCGCTCTTGAGTGCGCTCTCCAGACTCAGCCAAACATCTGCTTGATTTCTGAGGAGGTAGAGGCTAAGGAAATGTCACTCGATGATGTGGTTACTTATATTGCAACTGCAGTAGCTAACCGTGCTGCTGAGGGCAACAACTTCGGTACTGTTCTCATCCCAGAGGGCCTGATCGAGTTCATCCCAGCTATCAAGAAGCTCATCGCAGAATTGAACGAGGTTCTTACAGACCCTGCAACAGGCGAGAGCCGTGAGTTTGCAAGTGCTGAGGAGCAGATTGCATTCGTTAAGGGTGCCATCGCTAAGGACAACCTCGCAGTATTGGAGTCTTTGCCAGCTGACGTAGCTCGCCAGCTTTGCCTCGACCGCGACCCTCACGGAAACGTACAGGTTTCTCTCATCGAGACAGAGAAGTTGCTTTCTCGCATGGTAGCTGAGAAGTTGGCTGCATGGAAGAAGGAAGGCAAGTTTGTTGGTAAGTTCTCTGCACAGCACCACTTCTTCGGTTACGAGGGACGTTGCGCAGCTCCTTCTAACTACGATGCAGACTACTGCTACTCACTCGGTTTCAACGCTTCACGCCTCATCGCTAACGGCAAGACCGGTTACATGTCAATCATCAAGAACACAACAGCTCCTGCAGCAGAGTGGATTGCAGGTGGTGTGCCAATCACTATGATGATGAACATCGAGCGTCGTAATGGTGCTAACAAGCCAGTTATCCGCAAGGCTCTCGTTGAGCTGGATGGCGCTCCATTCAAGTTCTTCGCTTCTAAGCGCGATGAGTGGGCTAAGGAAACAGCTTACGTTTATCCAGGTCCTATCCAGTACTGGGGTCCTTCTGAGGTTTGCGACCAGACCACAAAGACTCTCCAGTTGGAGCAGGCTAAGTAA
- a CDS encoding 1-acyl-sn-glycerol-3-phosphate acyltransferase: protein MVKGICQWILYKRLGYKKIITQELPEKYIICMAPHTSNWDLILGQLFAHAEGIKCNFLMKKEWFFWPLGPIFRKMGGIPVWRSKHTSMTDNLAAEADKRKAFGLCITPEGTRSLNPEWKKGFYFIALKAHLPIHLYGLDYEKKVIQCTRQIIPSGDVDKDMREIKLYFKDFKGKKPEKFTIGNID from the coding sequence ATGGTAAAAGGAATTTGTCAATGGATATTGTATAAGCGCTTGGGCTATAAGAAAATCATCACCCAGGAGCTTCCTGAAAAGTATATTATCTGCATGGCTCCGCACACCAGCAACTGGGATCTGATACTGGGCCAGCTCTTTGCCCATGCTGAGGGAATCAAATGTAATTTCCTCATGAAAAAGGAATGGTTCTTCTGGCCGCTAGGTCCTATCTTCAGAAAGATGGGAGGTATTCCTGTGTGGAGAAGCAAACATACTAGCATGACGGATAATCTGGCTGCAGAAGCGGATAAGCGGAAGGCTTTCGGACTGTGCATTACGCCCGAAGGTACTCGCTCGCTCAACCCGGAATGGAAAAAGGGATTCTATTTCATAGCCCTCAAGGCGCATCTGCCTATCCATCTCTATGGGCTTGACTATGAGAAGAAGGTCATCCAATGCACCAGGCAGATTATCCCGTCAGGAGATGTTGACAAAGACATGCGTGAAATCAAGTTGTACTTCAAGGATTTCAAAGGAAAGAAACCGGAGAAGTTCACAATCGGAAATATTGATTAA